One Apis cerana isolate GH-2021 linkage group LG15, AcerK_1.0, whole genome shotgun sequence DNA window includes the following coding sequences:
- the LOC107992702 gene encoding V-type proton ATPase subunit B, with protein sequence MYPKSIGERQANKEHVLAVSRDFISQPRLTYKTVSGVNGPLVILDEVKFPKFAEIVQLKLADGSTRSGQVLEVSGSKAVVQVFEGTSGIDAKNTLCEFTGDTLRTPVSEDMLGRVFNGSGKPIDKGPPILAEDFLDIEGQPINPWSRIYPKEMIQTGISAIDVMNSIARGQKIPIFSAAGLPHNEIAAQICRQAGLVKLPGKSVLDSHEDNFAIVFAAMGVNMETARFFKQDFEENGSMENVCLFLNLANDPTIERIITPRLALTAAEFLAYQCEKHVLVILTDMSSYAEALREVSAAREEVPGRRGFPGYMYTDLATIYERAGRVEGRNGSITQIPILTMPNDDITHPIPDLTGYITEGQIYVDRQLHNRQIYPPVNVLPSLSRLMKSAIGEGWTRKDHSDVSNQLYACYAIGKDVQAMKAVVGEEALTPDDLLYLEFLSKFEKNFISQGSYENRTVFESLDIGWQLLRIFPKEMLKRIPTNILAEFYPRDSRH encoded by the exons ATGTATCCGAAAAGTATCGGAGAACGTCAAGCTAATAAAGAACATGTATTGGCTGTTTCAAGAGATTTTATATCACAGCCACGACTta catATAAAACCGTCTCAGGTGTAAATGGACCATTGGTAATATTAGATGAAgtcaaatttccaaaatttgcaGAAATTGTTCAGTTAAAACTTGCTGATGGATCTACAAGATCTGGTCAAGTATTAGAAGTATCAGGTTCTAAAGCAGTTGTTCAGGTGTTTGAGGGTACTTCTGGTATTGATGCAAAAAATACTCTTTGTGAATTTACTGGCGATACTCTTCGGACTCCCGTATCTGAAGATATGTTAGGACGTGTTTTTAATGGATCTGGAAAACCAATTGATAAAGGTCCTCCTATTCTTGCGGAAGATTTTTTGGATATTGAAGGACAACCAATTAATCCATGGTCACGTATCTATCCTAAAGAAATGATTCAAACAGGTATCTCAGCTATTGATGTTATGAATTCTATTGCTCGTGGGCAAAAGATTCCTATTTTCTCAGCTGCTGGTTTACCACACAATGAg attgcTGCACAAATTTGTCGTCAAGCTGGTCTTGTAAAGTTACCTGGAAAATCAGTTTTGGATTCTCATGAAGATAATTTTGCCATTGTATTTGCTGCTATGGGTGTGAATATGGAAACTGCTCGTTTTTTCAAGCaagattttgaagaaaatggtTCTATGGAAAATGTGtgcctttttttaaatttagctaATGATCCTACTATTGAAAGAATTATCACTCCACGTCTTGCTTTAACTGCAGCTGAATTTTTGGCTTATCAATGCGAAAAACATGTTCTAGTTATACTAACTGATATGTCCTCTTATGCTGAGGCTCTTCGTGAAGTATCAGCTGCTCGTGAAGAAGTACCAGGACGACGTGGTTTTCCTGGTTATATGTATACAGATTTAGCAACTATATATGAACGAGCTGGTCGAGTAGAAGGTCGTAATGGTTCTATTACTCAAATCCCAATTTTGACTATGCCAAACGACGATATTACTCATCCTATTCCTGATTTAACTGGATATATTACTGAGGGTCAAATTTATGTTGATCGTCAACTTCATAATAGACAAATTTATCCACCTGTTAATGTACTTCCTTCACTATCTCGACTTATGAAGTCTGCTATTGGTGAAGGATGGACACGAAAAGATCATTCTGATGTATCTAATCAATTG tatgcTTGTTATGCTATTGGAAAAGATGTACAAGCTATGAAAGCTGTTGTTGGTGAAGAAGCTTTAACACCAGATGATTTactatatttagaatttctttCTAAGTTTGagaaaaactttatttctcAGGGAAGTTATGAAAATCGTACGGTTTTTGAATCATTGGATATTGGTTGGCaattattacgtatttttCCTAAAGAGATGCTCAAACGAATTCCTACTAATATTCTCGCCGAATTTTATCCAAGAGATTCACGTcattag
- the LOC107997990 gene encoding TGF-beta-activated kinase 1 and MAP3K7-binding protein 1, which yields MNRYTIDMLETAERPNLIPFQDTQYSWTDDLPVCKQSGVGFSTNQIYREDGYRQEEHPFEDRSFHCRYDDSTFLYGVFDGHEGTKVANFAMQRMAAEILLGQLNGKSTDEEVKDVLRQAFIAVERGYFDSIGDLLAERTSLQFDIPDGLNSYETYQKFPHLVDKLNALNCELSAGTSAVVALIYRGRLYVANVGDSRALLCKTDTNQVLRVVQLSVDHDLRNEDELLRLSHLQLDIDSIRQGSRLGNQETTRCLGNYLVKGGYKEFEELASATTEPIIAEPEIHGGIELDESCKFLLLMSRGLYKSLEEVTGIDQVNIKLINFAVQEFQAQSTLTGVAQAVVDKVVRIHHDINMSNLQSTVTTGKRDDITLLVRNFNFPLPHALKSPTNQSVRFNPIVESVPIITMPENDYSSTGITEENSDLSTTETSSTSDIYPDAKSTNKNTRIKSYVNFSEYYENVEKRRREGTLPEGINF from the exons ATGAATCGATATACAATCGATATGTTAGAAAC GGCAGAACGCCCTAATTTGATACCTTTTCAGGATACTCAATATAGTTGGACGGATGATTTGCCAGTATGTAAACAATCag GAGTAGGATTTTCTACGAATCAAATTTATCGTGAGGATGGATATCGGCAAGAGGAACATCCATTTGAAGATCGTAGCTTTCATTGTCGTTATGATGATTCGACATTTCTTTATGGAGTATTTGATGGTCATGAAGGTACAAAAGTTGCAAATTTTGCTATGCAGCGAATGGCTGCAGAAATTTTACTTGGACAATTAAATGGTAAATCAACAGATGAAGAAGTTAAAGATGTTCTTag acaGGCATTTATAGCTGTAGAAAGAGGATATTTTGATTCAATTGGAGATCTTTTGGCTGAACGAACTAGTTTGCAATTTGATATACCTGATGGATTAAATTCCTATGAaacatatcaaaaatttcctcATTTg gttgataaattaaatgcaTTGAATTGTGAGTTATCAGCAGGAACTAGTGCAGTTGTAGCTCTTATATATCGTGGAAGATTGTATGTTGCAAATGTTGGTGATAGTAGAGCTTTATTATGCAAAACAGATACCAATCAAGTGTTAAGAGTTGTACAACTAAGTGTAGATCATGATTTAAGAAATGAAGATGAACTATTAAGATTATCTCATTTGCAATTAGATATTGATTCCATAAGACAAG gatCTCGTCTTGGAAATCAAGAAACTACACGCTGTCTTGGAAATTATCTTGTCAAAGGAGGATATAAAGAATTCGAAGAATTAGCATCTGCTACAACAGAACCTATTATTGCTGAACCAGAAATTCATGGTGGAATAGAACTTGATGAatcttgcaaatttttattgcttatGTCTCGTGGCTTATACAAGTCATTAGAAGAAGTGACTGGAATTGAtcaagttaatataaaattaattaactttgcAGTTCAAGAG tttCAAGCCCAATCTACTTTAACAGGAGTTGCTCAAGCTGTTGTAGATAAAGTTGTAAGAATTCATCATGATATTAACATGAGTAACTTACAAAGTACAGTAACTACTGGTAAACGAGATGATATAACTCTTCTtgtacgaaattttaattttccgctCCCTCATGCATTAAAAAGTCCAACTAATCAATCAGTCAGATTTAATCCAATTGTTGAATCTGTTCCAATTATAACAATGCCAGAAAATGATTATTCAAGTACAGGAATTACAGAAGAAAATTCCGATTTATCGACAACTGAAACTTCATCAACATCAGATATATATCCAGATGCAAAATcaacaaacaaaaatactaGGATTAAGtcttatgttaatttttctgaatattatgaaaatgttgaaaagaGACGACGAGAAGGAACATTACCAGaaggtataaatttttag
- the LOC107997988 gene encoding 4-hydroxybutyrate coenzyme A transferase isoform X1, which translates to MAALKRILNLSKTIKTITSTFRLCVQTSKKTYFTYVNEPSMPILDKEPCWVKTADEAIEKANLDSDQLVFVQGAAATPTELLRAMTDYGIRSDVRNVRLCHMHLEGPAPFAKAENAKHFKSVSFFIGGNVRAAVNAGHADCIPILLHEIPRVFEEKYLKPDIALVQVCPPDDRGYCSLGTSVDCVRSALSHAKYIVALVNKHMPRTFGDASIHVSHLDFAVEHHTPLPVHPVKPPSKEEQQIGKYIAENLVENGATMQMGIGSIPDAVLSFLDNHKNLGIHSEMFSDGVVDLVNKGCITNNCKPMHKGRIVGSFCIGSEKLYDFMHDNPFIEMLAVNYVNNPQIVAKQAKMTAINSCIEVDITGQICADSIGTRMYSGFGGQLDFVIGAALSNDRQGKSIIALQSVTSKGESKIQPVLKLGSGVVTNRAIVRYVVTEYGIASLFGKSLQQRSYELIQIAHPDHREALEKAAFERLKMMPAP; encoded by the exons ATGGCGGCTCTTAAACGAATACTCAACTTATCTAAGACGATTAAAACTATAACAAGTACGTTTCGTCTTTGCGTTCAAACAtcgaaaaaaacttattttacaTACGTAAATGAACCTTCTATGCCAATATTAGACAAGGAACCATGCTGGGTCAAAACTGCCGATGAAGCTATTGAAAAAGCAAATTTAGATTcag atcagCTTGTATTCGTTCAGGGTGCAGCGGCAACACCAACTGAATTATTAAGGGCAATGACCGACTATGGCATTCGATCTGATGTGAGAAATGTACGATTATGTCACATGCATCTTGAAGGTCCTGCACCATTCGCTAAAGCAGAAAATGCAA AACATTTTAAGTCCGTCAGCTTTTTCATTGGAGGAAATGTAAGAGCAGCTGTTAATGCAGGACATGCCGATTGCATTCCAATTTTGTTGCATGAAATCCCACGAgtgtttgaagaaaaatatcttaaaccTGACATTGCTCTTGTACAAGTTTGTCCTCCTGATGATAGAGGATACTGTTCATTGGGTACTAGCGTAGATTGTGTACGATCCGCGTTGAGCCATGCAAAGTACATCGTAg caTTAGTAAACAAGCATATGCCTAGAACATTTGGCGATGCTTCGATTCATGTCAGCCATTTAGATTTTGCCGTCGAACATCACACACCACTTCCAGTACATCCTGTAAAACCACCATCAAAAGAAGAACAACAAATTGGTAAATATATTGCCGAAAATTTAGTAGAAAATGGAGCTACTATGCAAATGGGTATTGGAAGTATACCAGATGCGGTATTATCCTTTCtggataatcataaaaatcttgGAATTCATAGTGAAATGTTTAGCGATGGTGTAGTAGATCTAGTAAATAAAGGatgtataacaaataattgcaAACCAATGCACAAAGGTAGAATTGTTGGTTCATTTTGCATCGGTTcagaaaaattgtatgattttATGCATGATAATCCTTTTATAg aaatgttGGCAgtgaattatgtaaataatccACAAATAGTAGCCAAACAAGCAAAGATGACTGCTATTAATTCATGTATAGAAGTTGATATCACTGGACAAATTTGTGCAGATAGTATTGGAACCAGAATGTATTCTGGATTTGGAGGacaattagatttcgttataGGTGCAGCTCTTAGTAATGATCGTCAAGGAAAATCTATCATTGCACTACAATCTGTTACCTCAAAGGGTGAAAGTAAAATTCAACCTGTTCTAAAATTag gtTCTGGTGTTGTTACAAATAGAGCAATTGTTCGATATGTTGTCACAGAATATGGAATTGCTAGTTTATTTGGTAAAAGTCTTCAACAGCGATCATATGAACTAATTCAAATTGCCCATCCTGATCATAGAGAAGCGTTAGAAAAAGCAGCTTTTGAACGTTTAAAAATGATGCCAGCGCCATAa
- the LOC107997988 gene encoding 4-hydroxybutyrate coenzyme A transferase isoform X2, translated as MAALKRILNLSKTIKTITNKEPCWVKTADEAIEKANLDSDQLVFVQGAAATPTELLRAMTDYGIRSDVRNVRLCHMHLEGPAPFAKAENAKHFKSVSFFIGGNVRAAVNAGHADCIPILLHEIPRVFEEKYLKPDIALVQVCPPDDRGYCSLGTSVDCVRSALSHAKYIVALVNKHMPRTFGDASIHVSHLDFAVEHHTPLPVHPVKPPSKEEQQIGKYIAENLVENGATMQMGIGSIPDAVLSFLDNHKNLGIHSEMFSDGVVDLVNKGCITNNCKPMHKGRIVGSFCIGSEKLYDFMHDNPFIEMLAVNYVNNPQIVAKQAKMTAINSCIEVDITGQICADSIGTRMYSGFGGQLDFVIGAALSNDRQGKSIIALQSVTSKGESKIQPVLKLGSGVVTNRAIVRYVVTEYGIASLFGKSLQQRSYELIQIAHPDHREALEKAAFERLKMMPAP; from the exons ATGGCGGCTCTTAAACGAATACTCAACTTATCTAAGACGATTAAAACTATAACAA ACAAGGAACCATGCTGGGTCAAAACTGCCGATGAAGCTATTGAAAAAGCAAATTTAGATTcag atcagCTTGTATTCGTTCAGGGTGCAGCGGCAACACCAACTGAATTATTAAGGGCAATGACCGACTATGGCATTCGATCTGATGTGAGAAATGTACGATTATGTCACATGCATCTTGAAGGTCCTGCACCATTCGCTAAAGCAGAAAATGCAA AACATTTTAAGTCCGTCAGCTTTTTCATTGGAGGAAATGTAAGAGCAGCTGTTAATGCAGGACATGCCGATTGCATTCCAATTTTGTTGCATGAAATCCCACGAgtgtttgaagaaaaatatcttaaaccTGACATTGCTCTTGTACAAGTTTGTCCTCCTGATGATAGAGGATACTGTTCATTGGGTACTAGCGTAGATTGTGTACGATCCGCGTTGAGCCATGCAAAGTACATCGTAg caTTAGTAAACAAGCATATGCCTAGAACATTTGGCGATGCTTCGATTCATGTCAGCCATTTAGATTTTGCCGTCGAACATCACACACCACTTCCAGTACATCCTGTAAAACCACCATCAAAAGAAGAACAACAAATTGGTAAATATATTGCCGAAAATTTAGTAGAAAATGGAGCTACTATGCAAATGGGTATTGGAAGTATACCAGATGCGGTATTATCCTTTCtggataatcataaaaatcttgGAATTCATAGTGAAATGTTTAGCGATGGTGTAGTAGATCTAGTAAATAAAGGatgtataacaaataattgcaAACCAATGCACAAAGGTAGAATTGTTGGTTCATTTTGCATCGGTTcagaaaaattgtatgattttATGCATGATAATCCTTTTATAg aaatgttGGCAgtgaattatgtaaataatccACAAATAGTAGCCAAACAAGCAAAGATGACTGCTATTAATTCATGTATAGAAGTTGATATCACTGGACAAATTTGTGCAGATAGTATTGGAACCAGAATGTATTCTGGATTTGGAGGacaattagatttcgttataGGTGCAGCTCTTAGTAATGATCGTCAAGGAAAATCTATCATTGCACTACAATCTGTTACCTCAAAGGGTGAAAGTAAAATTCAACCTGTTCTAAAATTag gtTCTGGTGTTGTTACAAATAGAGCAATTGTTCGATATGTTGTCACAGAATATGGAATTGCTAGTTTATTTGGTAAAAGTCTTCAACAGCGATCATATGAACTAATTCAAATTGCCCATCCTGATCATAGAGAAGCGTTAGAAAAAGCAGCTTTTGAACGTTTAAAAATGATGCCAGCGCCATAa
- the LOC107992701 gene encoding ralA-binding protein 1 yields the protein MDFESPDVEKEFPGLYASESAKKSNESDFSDEGGHEKHSKKELLGGKRKEKKDRKDRGYATLEGESSPDEDQETKSPSKSKKTKAFKFPSKKEKREKSREKEGKEKDGEKEKDKKKKDKDEKDIEKEKRKDKDKDKTKQKFKDRKKGKHTAEDGLDIGEGQPVFGVSLHLAVERSRCHDGIDLPLVVRDCIDFTEEHGMNIEGLYKVPGVKSKVQHLKKLYNHREFVNLSEFEPTVATSLLILFLRELPEPVLESSEMISRFEQAASTKDVAQREAQLLHLTQQLPKCNNVLLAWIILHLDHVTIREKTTKMNAQTISMTLSPVLQMSHRLLLALLFHCKALFPNVKLTKYVPPLSSGSINLPDSVESIIAELSKQESLLSQIHMQMNAGFVTKLREEQLWEVQRMITQLKRKYKTVQKMEGAAQKSLDEEVKSNDEIVVELNIQKTKTEEEDIEYAKSETQSMSTLTLKKDNKVHILEDNKEPTNTNIIQNERNVHAHDKDIIDSTEISTIIPQFNEQENISSIINENVSAVELEHENAIDKLRESLIYEELLNMQALLKSRINQEKNEIKRLMEILIERGPEKKKPKERAHSPNEAEMTAMIQLVKENQLLEKKMTTLIRSIIEEKDACIELRVQLAVHQLAAKT from the exons ATGGATTTCGAAAGTCCAGatgtagaaaaagaatttcctgGATTATATGCATCAGAATCAGCCAAAAAAAGTAACGAAAGCGATT ttagtGATGAAGGTGGACATGAAAAACATTCCAAAAAGGAACTCCTTGGTggtaaacgaaaagaaaaaaaagatcgaaaagaTCGAGGATATGCCACATTAGAAGGAGAAAGTTCCCCTGACGAAGATCAGGAAACaaa AAGTCCTTCAAAGTCAAAAAAGACTAAAGCTTTCAAGTTTCcatcaaagaaagaaaaacgtgaaaaatccagagaaaaagaaggtaaagaaaaagatggtgaaaaagagaaagataaaaagaaaaaagataaggatgaaaaagatatagagaaagaaaaacgtaaAGACAAAGacaaagataaaacaaaacaaaaatttaaagatcgtaaaaaaggaaaacacaCTGCAGAAGATGGATTAGATATTGGag AGGGGCAACCAGTATTTGGCGTTAGTCTGCATTTAGCAGTGGAAAGAAGTCGTTGTCATGATGGCATTGATTTACCTTTAGTTGTGAGAGATTGCATTGACTTTACAGAAGAACATGGAATGAATATAGAAGGCCTATATAAAGTTCCAGGAGTTAAATCAAAAGTtcagcatttaaaaaaattatataatcataggGAGTTTGTAAATTTATCTGAATTTGAACCTACAGTAGCTacaagtttattaatattatttcttag ggAACTGCCAGAGCCTGTCTTAGAAAGCAGTGAAATGATATCTAGATTTGAACAAGCAGCATCAACAAAAGATGTTGCTCAAAGAGAAGcacaattattacatttaactcAGCAACTTCctaaatgtaataatgttcTTTTAGCATggattatattacatttagatCATGTCACAATACGA gaAAAAACTACTAAAATGAATGCTCAAACCATTTCAATGACATTAAGTCCTGTATTACAAATGAgtcatagattattattagctTTGTTGTTTCATTGCAAAGCTCTTTTtccaaatgtaaaattaacaaaatatgtgCCACCACTTTCATCTGGTAGTATTAATCTTCCAGATTCTGTAGAAAGCATAATAGCTGAATTATCTAAACAAGAATCATTACTTTCGCAAATACACATGCAAATGAATGCAGGTTTTGTTACAAAATTACGCGAAGAACAATTATGGGAAGTGCAACGTATGATAACACAATTGAAg agaaaatataaaacagttCAAAAGATGGAAGGTGCTGCGCAGAAAAGTTTAGATGAAGAAGTAAAATCAAATGATGAAATTGtagtagaattaaatatacaaaaaacaaaaacagaagaagaagatatagAATATGCAAAATCGGAAACTCAATCAATGTCTACATTAACATTGAAAAAGGATAATAAAGTACACATTCTAGAAGACAATAAAGAACcaacaaatacaaatattattcaaaatgaacGAAATGTTCATGCACatgataaagatattattgatTCTACTGAAATATCTACAATTATACCACAATTTAAcgaacaagaaaatatttcatctataataaatgaaaatg TTTCAGCAGTAGAACTTGAACATGAAAATGCTATTGATAAATTGAGAGAGAGTTTAATTTATgaagaattattgaatatgCAAGCATTACTAAAATCGCGaataaatcaagaaaagaacgaaattaaacgattaatggaaatattaatagaacgTGGtcctgaaaagaaaaaaccaaaAGAACGAGCACATTCGCCGAATGAAGCAGAGATGACAGCTATGATACAATTAGTTAAAGAAAATCAGTTACTTGAG aaaaaaatgactACTTTAATTCGCAGTATCATAGAAGAAAAGGATGCTTGTATAGAACTACGTGTTCAATTAGCAGTTCATCAATTAGCAGCTAAAACCTGa
- the LOC107997989 gene encoding 4-hydroxybutyrate coenzyme A transferase — protein sequence MFGLNFRRNLESTFGKILPTKPFNMCGLRYISIREPLQPLKRCPKWVCVEDAIKIINSEHLVFIQGGAATPNELIRAMTEHGVCNNLRGVRLIHMGLEGDAPFSSPEFEKHFRSVSFYIGANLREAVNEGRADYIPIFLHEVPKLFYERRIFPDVALIHVSVPDARGFCSLGVSVDCTRAAISTAKVIIAQVNEHMPRSFGDTVIHSSHIDWAVKYDCPLPCVASTPPNEIEQEIGKIIAQRLVDDGATLQIGIGNIPDAVLCSLGNHKDLGVHTEILGDTMVDLAERGNVSNKMKIKHRGRMVSSLAIGTKRVYDFLHNNPFVEMRAINYVNDPRIISQQPKMTAINSCIEMDITGQICSDSLGCKLYSGFGGQLDFIQGAAMAQDGRGKAIIAFPSVTSKGESKIQPIIKLGGGIVVTRAHAHYIVTEHGIANLFGKTLRQRANALIQIAHPDHRECLEKAAFERLKSNPTKYL from the exons atgttCGGTCTCAATTTTCGTCGAAATTTGGAGTCAACATTTGGTAAAATTTTACCAACAAAACCTTTTAACATGTGCGGTTTAAGGTATATAAGTATTCGAGAACCTTTACAGCCTTTAAAACGATGTCCAAAATGGGTTTGTGTAGaagatgcaataaaaattattaattcag AGCATTTAGTTTTTATACAAGGAGGTGCAGCAACACCTAATGAATTAATACGAGCTATGACTGAGCATGGTGTTTGTAATAATCTACGTGGTGTACGATTAATTCACATGGGTCTTGAAGGAGATGCACCATTTTCAAGTCCTGAGTTTGAGA AACATTTTAGATCTGTAAGCTTTTACATTGGTGCTAATCTTAGAGAAGCTGTTAATGAAGGAAGAGCAgattatattccaatatttcttcATGAAGTACCAAAACTTTTTTacgagagaagaatttttccagATGTTGCATTAATTCACGTCAGTGTGCCAGATGCTCGTGGTTTCTGTTCTTTAGGTGTAAGCGTAGATTGTACACGTGCTGCGATTAGTACAGCTAAAGTTATCATCG ctCAAGTAAATGAACACATGCCAAGATCATTTGGAGATACTGTTATTCATTCAAGTCACATTGATTGGGCTGTTAAATATGATTGTCCTTTACCATGTGTAGCTAGTACTCCACCAAATGAAATTGAACAAGAAATTGGCAAGATCATTGCACAAAGATTAGTAGATGATGGGGCAACTTTACAAATTGGAATTGGTAACATACCTGATGCTGTCCTCTGTTCTCTTGGTAATCATAAGGATTTGGGAGTTCATACAGAAATACTTGGTGATACAATGGTAGATTTAGCAGAACGAGggaatgtttcaaataaaatgaaaataaagcaCAGAGGACGTATGGTCAGTTCTTTAGCAATTGGTACCAAAAGAGTATacgattttttacataataatccATTTGTAG AAATGCGtgcaattaattatgttaatgatCCTCGAATAATATCGCAACAACCGAAAATGACAGCCATTAATTCTTGTATAGAAATGGATATTACTGGTCAAATATGTTCAGACAGTTTAGGCTGTAAATTGTATTCTGGATTTGGTGGTCAGCTTGATTTTATCCAAGGTGCAGCAATGGCTCAAGATGGTCGAGGAAAAGCTATAATCGCATTCCCTTCAGTAACGAGTAAAGGAGAAAGCAAAATTCAGCCTATAATTAAACttg GTGGTGGAATTGTGGTAACAAGAGCACATGCGCACTATATAGTTACTGAACATGGAATAGCAAATCTTTTTGGTAAAACATTACGTCAAAGAGCAAATGCATTAATTCAAATTGCTCATCCTGATCATAGAGAATGTCTCGAAAAAGCTGCATTTGAAAGACTTAAATCTAATccaacaaaatatttgtaa